In Drosophila willistoni isolate 14030-0811.24 chromosome XR unlocalized genomic scaffold, UCI_dwil_1.1 Seg144, whole genome shotgun sequence, one DNA window encodes the following:
- the LOC124459667 gene encoding translational regulator orb2 — protein sequence MFFVPDFLNRVALPLHSPYAVAAGGAHSPSSPGGGGSPYNGSQAGCSSGGISPIPQMPGVSPKYRRSISFPIKGNSPTALFGGGVPGGHGGLDGMPGGGHMNIPTLSIGNGSGNGSGGMGTAGASGGGDAPYLGNSYGNLVSANGQLHHSGIENTLSDYMRGMSLGGGGGGVGVGVGVGGGPGGVPGPGGDNNLAMMQDRMRVMGGPKHLSEADAMAIAASNDPTVYLNALKMGSPSRLSSHSSHSPIQGGNNGGNGAGDGTARFSRKVFVGGLPPDIDEDEITTSFRRFGPLVVDWPHKAESKSYFPPKGYAFLLFQDESSVQQLIDSCITDEDKLYLCVSSPTIKDKAVQIRPWRLADADYVLDATMSLDPRKTVFVGGVPRPLKAFELAMIMDRLYGGVCYAGIDTDPELKYPKGAGRVAFSNQQSYIAAISARFVQLQHGDIDKRVEVKPYVLDDQMCDECEGQRCGGKFAPFFCANVTCLQYYCEHCWAVIHSRPGREYHKPLVKEGADRPRAVPFRWC from the exons ATGTTCTTTGTACCAGACTTCCTCAATCGTGTTGCGTTACCTCTGCACAGCCCCTATGCA GTGGCGGCGGGAGGAGCACACAGTCCATCTTCGCCGGGCGGCGGTGGATCACCATATAATGGCTCGCAAGCTGGTTGCAGCAGTGGCGGAATCTCGCCGATACCCCAAATGCCGGGTGTATCACCGAAATATAGACGCAGCATATCCTTTCCCATCAAGGGCAACTCGCCAACGGCATTGTTCGGCGGCGGAGTACCTGGTGGCCATGGCGGCTTGGATGGCATGCCCGGTGGTGGACACATGAATATACCAACTCTATCGATTGGCAATGGCTCGGGCAACGGCAGTGGCGGAATGGGAACAGCAGGTGCTTCGGGCGGCGGAGATGCCCCCTATCTGGGCAATAGCTATGGCAATCTGGTGTCGGCCAATGGACAATTGCATCACTCCGGCATTGAGAACACTTTGAGTGACTACATGCGCGGCATGTCTCTGGGTGGTGGCGGAGGAGGTGTCGGCGTCGGCGTTGGTGTCGGTGGCGGACCTGGTGGCGTACCTGGACCTGGTGGTGATAACAACTTGGCCATGATGCAGGACCGCATGCGTGTCATGGGCGGTCCCAAGCACCTGAGCGAGGCCGATGCCATGGCCATTGCAGCGAGCAATGATCCCACAGTCTATTTGAATGCCTTGAAAATGGGTTCGCCCTCTCGCCTGTCCTCGCACTCATCGCATTCGCCCATCCAGGGCGGGAATAATGGTGGCAATGGAGCTGGCGATGGCACGGCGCGTTTCTCGCGCAAGGTATTCGTAGGCGGTCTGCCACCAGATATCGATGAGGATGAGATTACCACATCGTTCCGTCGCTTTGGTCCCTTGGTCGTGGATTGGCCCCACAAGGCCGAGTCCAAGTCATATTTTCCACCCAAGGGCTATGCCTTCTTGCTGTTCCAGGACGAGAGCAGTGTGCAACAGCTGATCGACTCGTGCATCACGGATGAGGACAAGCTGTATCTGTGCGTATCCTCGCCGACCATCAAGGACAAGGCCGTGCAGATTCGACCCTGGCGTCTGGCCGATGCCGACTATGTGCTCGATGCCACCATGTCGCTGGATCCACGCAAAACGGTATTCGTTGGCGGTGTGCCACGCCCCCTCAAAGCCTTTGAGCTGGCCATGATAATGGATCGTTTATACGGCGGTGTTTGTTATGCCGGCATCGACACCGACCCGGAGCTGAAATACCCCAAGGGAGCCGGTCGCGTGGCCTTCTCGAATCAGCAGAGCTATATAGCCGCCATATCGGCACGTTTTGTGCAGCTGCAGCACGGCGACATCGATAAGCGTGTGGAGGTGAAGCCCTACGTCCTCGACGATCAGATGTGCGACGAGTGCGAGGGCCAGCGATGCGGCGGTAAGTTTGCGCCATTCTTTTGCGCCAACGTCACATGCCTACAGTATTACTGTGAGCACTGCTGGGCCGTCATCCACTCCAGGCCGGGGCGGGAGTATCACAAGCCATTGGTCAAGGAGGGCGCCGATCGGCCGCGTGCGGTGCCCTTTCGCTGGTGTTAA